The Elusimicrobiota bacterium genome includes a region encoding these proteins:
- a CDS encoding BamA/TamA family outer membrane protein produces MTLLLLFCLRPASAWSQSASTQPVVAEIRVAERLDVFDPRVPGEAWWGFQIANKIHVTTRERIIRQEILLRPGDPWDELKALESERNLRALGSFRWAMVTAVPRPDGKVDVLAKAQDSWTTIPNLSIGTEGGQNFFAYGIQENNLFGYNKSVSLLHYQNGPTVRNDLRYTDPRLLATRLRLSALAARTSHGDSTGLDLARPFYALDTPYAYGAGWTRLIDEDTLYRSGQNYSQFLEYTRSFMLSAGRRLGSGEALTQRLEAGWLYSKSRFDSEPGTLAGTMPPDRELSGPTLGYSWIQPRYIKETYVDRMERVEDYNLGNELSFLGGYAGTHLQSDRERWIFNATDQQGLSLGEGRFALAQVGAAGRVAGGDWENALLFTNLDLFWKSERPVLNTWVAHLEGATVRRMDKENQVVLGGDTGLRGYENNAFTGAKAFLANVENRFFAPGEYLHLVRVGGAVFFDSGAVAPEGAGLSLRSFKSDVGMGLRLASTRSRSGGVLRVDLAYALDQGPGPSRWVVSIRGGQAFSIFNSATRRLRRPPTSRLDEVAPPGFPDPR; encoded by the coding sequence GTGACCCTGCTGTTGCTGTTCTGCCTCAGGCCGGCCTCAGCCTGGAGCCAATCCGCCTCCACCCAGCCGGTAGTCGCCGAAATCCGGGTCGCTGAGCGCCTCGACGTTTTCGACCCCCGGGTCCCGGGCGAAGCCTGGTGGGGCTTCCAGATCGCCAACAAAATTCACGTCACGACCCGCGAACGGATCATCCGCCAGGAGATCCTGCTCCGACCGGGCGACCCCTGGGACGAACTCAAGGCCCTGGAATCCGAGCGCAACCTGCGCGCCCTGGGCTCGTTCCGCTGGGCCATGGTCACGGCCGTGCCGCGGCCGGACGGCAAAGTCGACGTCCTGGCCAAGGCCCAGGATTCCTGGACCACCATACCGAACCTCTCCATCGGGACCGAAGGGGGCCAGAACTTCTTCGCCTACGGCATCCAGGAGAACAACCTCTTCGGGTACAACAAATCCGTCTCCCTCCTGCACTACCAGAACGGGCCCACGGTGCGCAACGATCTGCGCTACACGGACCCCCGGTTGTTAGCCACCCGTTTGCGCCTCTCGGCCCTGGCGGCCAGGACCAGCCATGGAGATTCCACCGGCCTGGACCTGGCGCGGCCTTTCTATGCCCTGGATACGCCCTACGCCTACGGAGCGGGATGGACGCGGCTCATCGACGAGGACACGCTCTATCGGAGCGGCCAGAACTACTCCCAGTTCCTGGAATACACCCGGAGCTTCATGCTCAGCGCGGGCCGGCGCCTGGGCAGCGGCGAGGCTCTGACCCAGCGCCTGGAGGCGGGCTGGCTCTACAGCAAGAGCCGCTTCGACTCCGAACCAGGGACTCTGGCCGGCACCATGCCGCCGGACCGCGAGCTCTCCGGGCCCACCTTGGGCTACTCTTGGATCCAGCCCCGCTACATCAAGGAGACCTATGTCGACCGGATGGAGCGCGTCGAAGACTACAACCTGGGCAACGAGCTGAGCTTCCTGGGCGGCTATGCCGGCACGCACCTGCAGTCGGACCGGGAGCGCTGGATATTCAACGCCACGGACCAGCAGGGCTTGAGCCTCGGCGAGGGCCGCTTCGCCCTGGCCCAGGTCGGCGCGGCCGGCCGCGTGGCGGGGGGGGACTGGGAGAACGCACTGCTCTTCACCAATCTCGACCTGTTCTGGAAGTCGGAGCGCCCCGTCCTCAACACGTGGGTGGCGCATCTGGAGGGCGCGACGGTGCGCCGGATGGACAAAGAGAACCAGGTCGTCCTGGGCGGGGACACTGGACTGCGCGGCTATGAGAATAACGCCTTCACCGGCGCCAAGGCCTTTCTGGCCAACGTCGAGAACCGATTCTTCGCTCCCGGGGAATACCTGCATCTGGTGCGCGTGGGCGGCGCGGTCTTCTTCGACTCCGGCGCGGTGGCCCCGGAGGGGGCGGGGCTCTCCCTGCGGAGCTTCAAATCGGACGTGGGCATGGGGCTGAGGCTGGCCTCGACGCGGTCGCGCTCCGGCGGAGTCCTGCGCGTGGACCTGGCCTACGCCCTGGACCAAGGCCCGGGGCCGAGCCGCTGGGTGGTGTC